CTGTGTTACAATATTACATGCAAGAAAGAAATGGAGAATAGTTCATTTATCTGCGGTCCCTCACAGACAACGATGACTCTCTTCCAGTCTCAGAGTGACTCCGTAAGTGGCTGTACAGACCAACGCAGCtaccacagactctgttacacttaaGGCAGAAGTGGTCACGGGAAGGGGTGAGTGGGGCATTGATGTGGCAGCGCGCTCCATGGAGAATAGTAGCACAAATTTTCAGTCATGGTGCAAGTAAGAAGGACTGAAAATGAGGTAGAACTGGTAGCACCAATTGTCTCAGTACTCACATTTCAAACATGACACTCCACTTGCAAAAAGCTGTATAAATTATCCTATGGGTCAACTGTGCAATCAGTTTCCTGACCTCAGTCAGGAGAAAAGGAAATATCAAGGACTGGAAATTAAAGCATCACTTGACAGGCAAAGCCACCATCTTTCAAGAGAATTTGAGTAGCAAAATACAGGATCCCATTTTAGCAGAGAACTTCGGTCAAATCCACAGACCACTACTGGAAATATCAATCTCTAATTTCTCCTCAGTTGCTGCTGAACATATTGTGTATTTTAtacttttatttcaaatttctgaCATTTGTTATTTTAGCTTTTAAACACTAAATTACATTTTTAGATTGCAGAGCTGATTTTAATTTCTCAGAGGGCTGGAAAACTGCTGCTAATGACTGAGGGACCATTGCAGACCACATTGAAAAATCGGGTGGGTTAACCAACAGCAGGACAATCCAGACTGCTTGTTTTGCCACCATCTTTGCAGGTTAAAAATAGCCTTTAAGTGATCTAGCTCTGAACGCCAAATCTCCTATTAAGATCAATTACAATTTATTGTCATAGTTTTGAAAAACCTGTCGAATGTAATTTTTTTTAGCTGATGCTAAGTTACTCAAAAGAAACAGCTGAGAGCATTCCCCAAACAATTATTTCAGTGCCATTTTTTTTTATTGCAGCTAAAAAGCAATAACGGTTGTCATTACAGGTTTCAAATAAACGCATTTTGGATACatttgttgtcaaagtgtttgtTAATAAATTTGGTTCATTATTCAACAAGCTGTACATCAGAAATGGCAGAAAAGATTTGCCAATAGCTCAGTGGAAAGTAGTGCAGTGCTCAGTTGTAGAGACTATGCGGGTCCCAGCCTCAATTCCTCGTAGGTGCTTATTTAGCCTACAGCTGTGAAAGGAGACCAGCTTGAAGGTCCAGAAAGTTAAACTGGAGAGATGGATTCTTGTTCGGCAAGTCAGGCTGAGCCATGAAATTGTGAAGAACCTTCAAAGTTAGCTAAGGACACATTATGTATATGTGCTCCAATATGTGTCATTTTCTTCCAGAGAACAGGAGCAAAGGGCAATAAATCAAAGGCATGTCTTAATCATGAGACCAATCATCAGACTGAATTTGCATCTATTATTAATAATTAGGTTTCTAGCTTTATAAATACAAAAGATATTAAATTGTCAAAACAAGCCTTTTTTTAGGTTTGTTTGCAACTTTAATTAATTGATAACTCACTTGAAGCCCAGTCATTGTAATATTTTGCCCTGCTTTCTAGAGGAGATCAGGTGTATTAACAGAAGACCTGCTATCAAAATCAATTATTGGAGGTCTGCCCATCCTACTGCAAGAGCTACTTatccttctgtttctcttttccgGGGTCTTCCCCAGGCTCCTTTGCCATGGGTGCTGACTCCACGTTGAGTTTCACTTGGTTTACTTTGGGCTGGATCTCATCTCCTTTTCTTTGCGCCTCAATGCACAGGATACCGTCATGGGACAGTGATGACCGAACAAGCAGAGGGTCCACGTCCAGGGGTAGGATGTAGGTGCGGGTGAACTCCCGGGAGATAAACCCGTGACTGTCCAGTTTCTGCGGATGCCTTCCGGACACTTCCAGAAGGTTATCGACTGTCCGGACGGAGATCTCATCCGGCAGGAACTGGCACACATCCAGAAATACCTGAAACTTATGATGCTTTGTTTCAATTGTTGAAAAGCCTCGGTCCAGTTGCTTATTGATCCTGGGTCTGATGTAATAACCATGGTATAATGTAGGAGCTAAAATATCTTCTGGTGACAAACCTGGAAAATATATTGGAAGTTACTAAACTGTAAGTCACACACCAGACAGCCACCttatatttaaaataaaatgatttaaaaataaactttaaaCAAATAAacgagtgggcggcacggtggcacagtggttagtatggctgcctcacagcgcctgagacccgggttcaattcccgcatcaggcgactgactgtgtggagtttgcacgttctccccgtgtctgcgtgggtttcctccggtttcctcccaccatacaaagatgtgcaggtcaggtgaattggccatgctaaattgcctgtagtgttaggtaaggggtaaatgtaggggtatgggtgggttgcacttcggcgggtcggtgtggacttgttgggccgaagggcctgtttccacactgtaatgtaatttaatctaaaaaaaaattccaaaaatACGAAATGCTGTTCAATGAAGAAAAGATTCTTAAAATTGAACTGTTATTAGCTTAACTACCCTGGTACTGTTTTAAGACTCCACACAGCCTGAATGTTATTGGATGTAATCTTGTTCCTTCTGGGGCTCTGGGAGCTATACAATTGTATACAAACAACCTGGAATTGGAACCTGCAGATtttcacacacacccctccctcaccaaacatacacacacaaacatgtcaGAAGATGATGGATAAACCATTCAGTGCCACCTCCCAACTGTACAGATCTGATCATTGTTGGATAATCATGGGGTCCAGGAAAACACTGCTGGCTTTAAAGTGGGGATGGGAAGGCCAGAAGGTGAATTAGAGGAGTGTGGTTAACAGCTCTTGAACCCATCGTTTACTGAACTCCACTTCCTGAGGATAGCAGGAGTTAAACAGGGAACAAGAACACCTGTAACTACGACAAAGGGTCAGACTGGAGTCCATACatcagctctgtttctctctccacagatgctgccaaacctgacgagtttctccagcattttaaaAATTCTCGCAAGTACGAGTTCACTTAAGATTTCACATGCCCTTCCAAACCGCACCGTCAGTATTGGGGTTGTTTACTGTAGCCCCAGACTTTGAGAAATTCACGAAGCCGGTTCAGAGCTGGGCTGCACAGTTTTGCCACGCACAATTTCACGGTCAAAAGGCGAAATAAATTTACCCTCCCCGAAGTTCTGGTCGTGGATAGTTGTCGGTGTCTCCTTCTCGTACTCTACACTCATCGGATAAGCATGTGGGATGGTCTTGTCTTCCATTGTAAGGCTCAGCAAGCAGGGAAACACAACGACAACAACACACTCGTCTGATCAGCCTGACCCCAGCAGACACTGGTCAGTCTGTCTCAGAAACCTCAGAGTCGTTTCTGTCAGAACATTCCTGAGGGAGGGGTGCTGTTAAATTCGGACGGAAATAGAGCAGGGCACTGAGAAACTACGGAGCGCTCCAAAAGCACTGGAGATCTCCTCTGGGAAACAGACAACAGTGCCACACCCTGTCTTTACAAGACAAAACTACTGCAGATCTGAAGCCTaaccaggaattgctggagaaactcagcaggtccggcagcatccgaagaaGAGTCACAGGACTCGAAacgtgaactctgctttctcttcaagATGGTGTTGTTGGCTTGGTCGTGGATGGCTCACATTGTCTTGTGATGTCCCGTTAGGAAACACAGAGTCCGCTCTGGGCGACCTGTAAAATCAAATAAAGCAAAGAGCTATGTCGGAAATCTGAGACGAAAAACAGaggatgttggagaaactcagcaggtctggcagtggctgtggagagagaaaaagaaaacgtTTTGTGTCCAGTAAGCCTTGGAACAGATTTTGCCAGAAATGCagcgtttctccagcattctcaatTGCTGTAAAATAAATTTCTTTTTAAGAATGCGGAGATGAAAGGTCAAAATTTCACAGGTAACTTTGTTACCAATAGCATTTCACCCATAAAGAAATGAAGAATAATCACTGAACTACTTTTGATCAGTAAGGATTTACAAAGAACTCTGTAATTTAGTGTGATCTGTTTCCGTGGGACGGGGCAaaacgaagagagagagagagtcctcCTGGATGACCATGGCTGGTATTATATAAGAGTTACAATCATTCCAAGCCACGTGAAAACTCAACTCTATATCACTGGCTTTCAACTTGAGGCAGACACCATCTTTGAACTGACCAGCTTCAAGCGCCAATTCTGTCGAAAACTTTCTTTAAAAACTTTAAAACTTTGCTTCAAAGTTCCCAAGGAAAATAGATATaatgaaatattttaaaagttgGCAATTAACAGCAATCCTGTGATGGATAATTCCATCAGCAAGTTCATTTGTACTGATTACAGTTTAGTATTACAATCTGTTAGTGACTTTAATCCTTTTGAAGGGCAAGCAACAGAATATAATAGAAGGGTAAGTGCTGGAATAACAACACTGCAATTTTGGAAGGAGGTACAAGGATCTAGCATCTTCTGAAGTAGCTAATCTGCTCTAATAAATGTGATATTTTTCAATATAGAGAAGAGACAATTATCCTATGAGATAATTATTTCTCTTCCAGCCTTCTTTACTTTCCAAAAACTTTGGAGGGCACAAAACACAGCGAGAGAATGGAGTGGCTCAGTCCAGATTCTTCCCTGTTAAATATTCAGTCACTGCCAGAAACTACAAATACCCAGAAAGGTGACATCAGAGGCTAATCACTGGGAGTCTATTTCTGAACTACAGCCCTTCTGTTTGCCATCTTCAATGTTTGAATTCAGCATTCAGATAACCcagcacacagagacacaaaagAAACTAAAATCTTTAatcatttattttttaaaacaaaacctgAAACAACATAATATTCCTCTCAATACAATGGCCTCCTATTGAAATGCCATGAGGTCATCTCCTCTGGCATTCCGAAGCAGTGCCAGCAGAGGAAAAGAGTGATCAACAGAGCTTTGTCCAGCAGTGCAGAGACTGGTCCACTGCTTGTGTCAGTTATAATCCTCCCTCTCAAAACATAAATCCCTAAACAATGAAATCACATGACAGAGTCAATCAGCCTTGCATCAGTTTTCCAGAAAGTTCAATGGATTGGGTGTCATTGTGTATATAAAGGACTGACACACCAACTGGCCCTCATTGGACTGCAGACAGTACAACTACACTAATATACATCCTGCTGCATTTAACAGGAAGGTGAAGATGGACATTGCAGTTCAGACTCCTTGGCTACGGCGTTCCCTTCTGCCGAATTTCCTCTTCCCCTCCCGTATCTATGACCAGCACTTTGGGGAAAACCTTGATCCTGATTTCTTCCCAAGCTCCTCATCTATGGTTAGCCCTTTCTACTGGCGAATGCCATCCTCTTTGTTCAGGCTGCCTAGCTGGGTACAATCTGGGCTATCAGAGGTATGTTCTGTGCACAGTATTTTTTTAAAGATGTGGCATTTTCCTGCAACTTGACTGAAATATTTTCTTAAAATGGAGCTTCACCTCTCAGATCAATCTTTGTGGATGTATTGTCTGTCTCATAATAATAATGGATGTTCCCaattgtgtatatgtgtatatgtatTATATATATCATAAAGAGGAAGGTAACAAGCACATAAATCTGTATGATAAAGTGGAAGATGAATAAACATATATATCTATTTCTTAAGTTCTTACACTGAATTTCTATAATACATAAATATATAGCTAATTAACACACTTCACGAGTGCAATAAATGATAAATAATAAGATTTTTTTGACAAATTGTTAGTGTCATTGTTTCAATGGGGGATAAGTCCTAAATTGGAATGTTAAGGTCTGTTCCCATTTGCAAATTGAGTTAGTGGGAATATTAATTTTCTATGTTGTCTTGAGTCATTTCATGAGGACCAAAGACGTCGGCTAAATTTTCTGTATCTGAACACACTAATTCCCAAGAAAACCAGAATTAATAATAAGAAAAACTCTGTTTGCTGGAAAACTTAAAATAGCAaaaggaaatgctggaaatacatCAGATTCACTGGTACCCAATAAGTCTTCTAAAGTAATATTTTCTCCGATATTGGAGGCTGATGGCACTGTTGATTGGAACACTATCTGTGCACTTGCAGGACTAAGGTTTGTGGAATCTTGTGACACAGAGGCAGTATCCCTGCTCCAAGGCTCATGTCTTATCCATTTGGGAGGTACATCATTATACGtcagaacaggttgattaaaaataatttaGAATCTTATGTCAGAGTGGTAGTCTCCCTGCCACTGGGTCAGAAGGTGTGGGTTTAAGTCCCACTTGTCACAGAGATGTGTCCTAACATGTCTGAATAAGTTAATAAAAATATAAATATTTATTGATGAAGGTTTGAAGTCTGCTTTAGCTAATGGAATAAGAATCACTATTTGGTCAGCGACGTCCAAACTAACTAcaaagtggattagtggtgctggaagagcacagcagttcaggcagcatcattgtttttacctaactacAAAGTGCCCCACTTCCTCCATCCTCCAAATGGGGGATACAGATATTAGCAGGACAAGTTAGCTCAAATTAAAGTCATTTTAAGTAATAAATTGGTAATTGTTAAAGCTGTCAATATCCTGATGCTGACTGGCACATGCCAGTGATTGAACCTATCCCCGTCCTCTTTTATCTCCTTGCTTATGATAACCATAATCATACTAGACTTTTCCACAAAGGCTGTTGTCAATGCCAGAGGCTAAATTTCAATGTTGCTTTAGAGTTGAATATTATATGTAGGGTGTGACTTTGATTCATGTTGGTTTTCTAGTTCATTTCCAAATGAAATAATTAATATTTGGTAACAATTGCAGTCTCACTCAAATGGACTATAAGACTGCTTGTCTTTGAGTAGTATCAAAATTCTAAATTTGTGTTAAGTTGCATTGTTAGAGTAGGGAAAATCAAGCCTTACTGGATATCATCAGATGCCAAAAATGGGAATACCACAGCACCCCCAGCCTTAAAGTTATAATTTGAATTTAAGAAAGTTTTAAAGTATTTTAAACTTTGAGCCTTATATTATCTGTGTATATTCTCTACAATCCTAGTAATAATACTTCACCTTAGAATGAGTTAACGTTTCCCACAATGTCTGTCTTTGTGCAATTTAATCTGGCTTTTCATATGACTTTGTTTGTCCCTTGATCTGTGGGTTGAGTTTACAAGCCAGAATGTTGTTTATGAAAGGAATGTTCCAGTAGAATCCACTGAAAGCTGGCCAACAAACTTCCATGGAACAATTTACGGCTAATGGAAATCATGATATTGTGCCCTCAATTATCCTGATATCTAAATTCAATAATTTGATGCAATTGCAAAATAAACTTGAACTTTTCTGTACCATATTTCAGCCAGCTACTAGGAATTGTGTGGAAGAAACTTATCCTCTGATATTTTGCTTCTTCTCTTTCTATGCATGATGGCAAGGTGCTGGTGTTCgattggaatggacaaagtcagaagtcacagtagcaccaggttatagtctaacaggttaatttgaaatcataagctttcagagcacttcacctgaggaaggagcagagctctgaaagcttgtgatttcaaataaacctgtagaactatagcctggtgtcatgtgacttctgactttctcTATGCACGACTTGGTTACTCCCCAGTAAGTCTGATCACCTCTTTTTCATCATTTACCTGGAATCACATTTGACACCTCTGAAAATATTCTTGTGAATCTATGTCATAAAACAGCTCAGAATTAGGAAAGCTGGATCGCATCTTTCGTGCTTAATGCTAGAAATATTCTTTTCATAACCTTCTGCTTGAGTCAACAAGTGTCACTTTAAATTTGCAGACAAGTGTTAGGTAATCACTACTTAACAAAAAAGGAGTCTAACTACCTTTCCTTACCATTTGTTGACATATCTGTGAAGCTTCTACCATTGAAATTGACTAGTAACTCAACCTGGACTAAAATGCAGTAGTTTCTTGAGCCACCAGCAGTTCAGTTCCCAAATTCCTAAAGCCTTGCCATCATCTACTAGGAACACATTGAGGCTGCTTAGATACTCACTTCATGCCTGGATTATCCAGGTCAATGCTGTTTGCTCAGTTGGCACCCTATCCACCACTTTAAACATCAACTCTCTCTACCAATGGTGTAGAAACTTGGTAAGCCATCTCTAATGTCAAAAAAATTGGCTCAAATATGTATAACTTGTTTTCACAGCACATAATTGCATTTTCTATAACCACAATATTTTTTTCCATTAGCCTATACAATGATTTTTATAAATACTCATTGCAGTTTAATAAAATTGTATATGTATTTTAAATTTCTCTTTCAATTATCTGCATTTATACCCTGCGATCTTGTTGAGATTTCTCATATCACTTTCGATAATCCATTGCTTCATTGTAttcatttttggactatgggaatcATAAgcaaggccagaatttattgagCATTTCTAGATGCATTTGGGAAAAAGACAAATCTTCTTCCTTTACACTGCATTCTATACACTTAATACACTTTCACAGTGCTATTAGATCAGGAATTCTTTCTAATAGTTGGAAGTCTTAGGATTAAATTGAATAAGTGTCCTCTAGATTTCATGTGCTGATGGTGGGAGGATTGAATGTTTACTTTAACATGTGGAGTATATCGTATAAGTTACCCATCCCTAAACAGTACTTCACACGTTAGGAATGCATCTCAGGAATTCTGGCACAGAAAGCAGCAACACCAGCTGATGTTCCTACAAACCCAAACATCTGTTATGCACCTCCATTGTACTCTTCCAAGTTCTGCATTGGGAGTATTCACTCAAATATAAAATTTGTAGTTTCAAAAGTCAATAGACAAGATTATATTACTTAATGGAGAGGTGTTTTACATTGCTGAAATGGAGAAGGAAGCTATCATAATTCACACTGGGAAGTACATTTAAGAAAAAGCTTAAGTAAAAGATTGATTAGTTAGTGCAACTTGAGGGGACTAGTGTTTAGTTGCTTGTTATCTAATATAGCAGTAGAGGTTTTATTAAATATGGAACATTCACATAATATTATTCAGGTATTTTGATAATCTCAGCCAAagtttaaaaattaaaaaaaagaactgcagatgctggaaatgtgacacaaaaacagaaattgttaggaaaactcagcaggtctggcagcatctgtggaaagaaagcagagttaatattttgggtccagtgacccttcttcacaataGAACTTTGTGTTGTAATTACAACCTGTATTGTGTGATGGGCTATAAAGGACAATATATTTTTCATATAATGCAAGCTTGCAGCCCTGATGGTTGAGACTCAAAGCTAATACATAATTGGCTAGAATTTTATTGTGACATTTTGGCTTATGAATGGTAATATATTGTATTGATACCTTGAAAGAGATGTTCTTGTCATTAGTGTTGAGCTCCAGAAATTCATGATCCGAGTTCATTTTATCACCTTCCTAATACCGATGACAAGAAAACAGCTTAGGAATTTGGCATTCATTCTTTTCTAAGTAGATGTACtgtgctctgtctctcttgcAGTTGAGACTGGACAAGGATAAATTTACTATTCACCTTGATGTTAAACATTTTACTCCTGAAGAAATCCGTGTGAAAGTTCTGGGTGACTTTGTTGAAATACAGGCTCAGCATGAAGAACGCCAGGTAATTCTTACGTTTTTCACTATTTTTGCTTCATTTTTGACTTGTCCTGTACTTGGACTCACTTGCTTCAGTGGTGGGAGAGCTCAATGGATTTTTGCTGGTCTGGTGTAAATTGTAGGCACTGCATTTTGGCAGAGAGAGAGTTAAATTACATATTGATTTCTTCACTGGCTGATGATTTGGCTGACAGCTGAAACTGCAGTAGTTAAATATCTAATTCCTCATCAGGATTTGAAACCAAGCCATAGTCAGATTTCAAAATCAATTGAAGAAAAGCACATCAAATCAGATATCACAATTTTACACAAAAGCGAAGGATTTGCAATTTCTTGAAATACAACTTTATTAATGGAATGAATTTGACCAACTTAGTATCTTTGTTTACTACGGTATTAGTAGGTACTGCTCACAGCAGTAGTGGTGCATAAAAATATTAACCGGATTTATTATCACTGGAGCAATGCCAGGTGACTTAGCAACATTTTAACATCTCCTTATCCATTTATGAAACATTCTCAAATTGCCTGACCATCATAAAAAACACTAAAGTAGACCAGCATGAATGTTAAAAAGAGCCTGAATTTGTTTTAGTTAAGTATAATATTTGTGATGAAGATAATTGGTTCCCTGTAACAAGTCAACAGATACTCCAATAGAGGCCAGTCTAAATTGAGGACTGGTATGTTATCCACTGAAACATAGCAATCGAGCACTCTTTTATGCTGAACTAAGCCATCACATGCCCTTGCTGTGCAAAATTAAATATAGAATCATTCCGGGAACTTAGTTACAAGACTGTAATGTGGCCAAGGACTATAGATAACACCAAAAACCATGACAGTGAATCCTTTGTTAATATCTGACATTTCATGATttaacaactgtctgtgtggagtttacacattctccccgtgtctgcatgggtttcctctgggtgctccagtttcctcccacagtccaaagatgtgcaagtcaggtgaattggccatgctaaattgcccacagtgttaggtgcattagtcagaggggaaatgggtctgggtgggtcactcttcagagggtcagtgtggactggttgggccgaagggcctgtttccacactgtagggaatctaaaaaaattgTATAAAGGCAATCATTGTCCAAGCATTAGCCATTACAATGATAATTGGCAAGTTATTTGACTGGTCCGAGCATCACAGATGAGTTTAATTCTCTCTTCACTTAATGTCCATTGTTGCAggggtcttgtggtgcagtggtagtatccgtactgctgagccaggagacccaggttcaagtctcatctgttgcagaggtatggagCATCTTGGAGCACGTTGATCAAAAAACCATTTTTATAAAATGGCTACTGTTGTACACCTAACAGGGCACActggatagaatcatagaatcatagaattcttacagtgtggGTCAGAGGCCAGGAGCAGGAACTCTGCCAGTGTTTCCATCCCTGACCAAAGGATGTTGGAGATAATTGTGGTAGTGTTATTACTGAGATTAACTTAGCTACAATAAATATTAAATCAATGATTTACTGGCCTGtggagacttgcatttatatagcatcatTCATATAGGATTTCCCAAAGTACTTCATGGCCAACAAATTACTTTTGAAATGTATTATCACTCTTATATTGATAAAAGTTGGTGAACCACTGTTATaatgatttttataaataattgttTTGGGGGTAAAATGTGTGGTGTACTTTGCAATCTCAACATTCAAGCAGGTGCCATTTAAACTGAAGCTCTTACAGTGGAATGTGATATTTATGCAGTATTGGAGGGGTATTCTGTAATGTTTCAAGAGTCAGTTTCTCTTTCCTGCACCCAGTCACTTACCAGTTTATGTTCTTTTGCATTGGATTTATATAACTTTGAGTACTTTGAAATTCTTGAGTACTTGTAAAAGATATTTATCCAGTTGAAAAAGTGTCACTCTGAACAGTAAGCTCACAATTCTGATATATAAATTCCATACTTAAAACTTAACATGGCTGTAAACATTATTCCACTGAAAGTTAATAAAATATGAATTTATAGACAATTAAATTCTGTGGTAAATACCTGCACTCCCAGTAAGGAGTTTAAAGAGTTTCACTTAAAGGGAGCACAATGGCTTTTACCTTGCATTTCAAAGGATTGTCAAAGTTCCAGAACTGTACCACTGATGAATGAGAAAGTTAATTTGTGTATTGGGTTGTGTGGTGTATTGTCTTATAGTTTATTTGACTGGGTATGCGATAGTCAAAAATAAAATGGAATCAGGTTTTTTTCTCG
Above is a genomic segment from Chiloscyllium punctatum isolate Juve2018m chromosome 23, sChiPun1.3, whole genome shotgun sequence containing:
- the cryabb gene encoding crystallin, alpha B, b, with the protein product MDIAVQTPWLRRSLLPNFLFPSRIYDQHFGENLDPDFFPSSSSMVSPFYWRMPSSLFRLPSWVQSGLSELRLDKDKFTIHLDVKHFTPEEIRVKVLGDFVEIQAQHEERQDEHGYVSREFHRKYKIPSGVDPILITSSLSVDGVLTICGPRKLADVPERSVPITREEKPAVAGPQQK
- the hspb2 gene encoding heat shock protein beta-2, with amino-acid sequence MEDKTIPHAYPMSVEYEKETPTTIHDQNFGEGLSPEDILAPTLYHGYYIRPRINKQLDRGFSTIETKHHKFQVFLDVCQFLPDEISVRTVDNLLEVSGRHPQKLDSHGFISREFTRTYILPLDVDPLLVRSSLSHDGILCIEAQRKGDEIQPKVNQVKLNVESAPMAKEPGEDPGKEKQKDK